GGCTAAGGCGGCCGGCGTGAGGCAGGTCGCCGCCAGCAAGGCAACGAGCGGGAAGCGACACAGTGAGGGTGCGGACGGCATAACGCGGGACGAGTGCTAGAGGATCGGGCTGAAGGATCCGGCATCGGATCGGGAAGCCAAAATAGCTGCGGCGGATCTGGCTGTCAAAACATGTCGCGGTCAGCCGGCGTGCGGCCGGTAGACGTCCACGTAGCGCAGGACGCGCCGGTCGCCGGGGCGCTCGACGGTGCGGACGGTTTCCACGCGCCAGCCCGGCCTGGTATTCCCCGCTACGGCCGGCAGTTCGTCGACGATCTGCGTTTCGATGGAGACGTGGCCGGGCATCGGCTGCCGGCCGTGCAGGCTGACGCGCACGACCGGATTCGCATCGTCGATCGCCATGCGCAGCTGCACCGGGACCCCGGTGTCGTTGCGGGCGATCAGGTCCTTGTAGCCATAAGACAGGGTCGCGTCCTGACCCAGGATAAAATACCGTTCGGCACCGTAGGCGTCGATGCTGTGGTTATGCCGCTCGATCACCTCAAACCCGGCCCGGAGAAAAAGCTTGTAGAGCGCTGTCGAGATCTGGCAGAGCCCGCCCCCGACATCCCGCGTCACCACATTGCGGATAAAGGCCGGCCCCTCGCGGAACCGGTTGCGCCGGCGGGGCGCCGGCACGCGTTCCCAGAACCCAACGATCTGCCCCGGTTCGACGACGAGGCCATCGAAGTACGAAGCGGCCAGCTTCATATTCCAGATGCGGCTCGCATTCACCTCGGGTCCGTTGCCCCGCATCCGTATCACGACCTCGAGGTCGCACCAGACGTGCCCGAACGCATCGCCCGGAGCCTCCTGCCGGGCGGCGTATTTCCCTCGATGCCCCTGCAGGGCGTAGCGCCCGTACTTGAGGCGGTGCGCGGCCGTCGCCTTGAGGTCTTGAAGGATGCGGTGCATCGGGCGTGCGTAGCGTGAAGAAGGATGCAGTACCGTCTACCCACTCGTTGCGTCCGGCTCCACCTTCGTAAGGCCGCCCGGATCCTGGATGCGGATGGCCCCGGAATTTTGTATATATCCCCATCGTCACCATCCTGAGGTCCGCCATGCCCCACTCCACGATCCGCTGCCTCATCCTGTGCCTGTTGACCGCCGCCACCGGGTTGCCGGCGGCCGCCCAGACGGAAGACACGCGCTTGCTGCGCAACCCGGCGATCAGCGAAACCGATGTGGCGTTCGTCTACGCGAACGACATCTGGATCGCCCCGCGCGCCGGCGGCGACGCGCGGCGGCTGACCACGTTCGAGGGGGCCGAAACCGAACCGCATTTTTCCCCGGATGGCCAGTGGATCGCCTTTTCCGGGCAGTACGACGGAAACACCGACGTCTACCTCGTGGCCACCGCCGGCGGCGAGCCTACGCGCATCACCTGGCATCCCGGCGCCGACCTCGTACGCGGTTGGACGCCGGACGGCCGCCAAATCGTATTCGCCTCCGCCCGCACATCGCCCGTCGGCGTCACCCGGTTCTTCACGGTATCCCGCGAGGGAGGCCTCCCCGAGCCGATGCCCATGCCACGCGCTTTCCAGGGCCATTTCGCGCCGGATGGCTCGCACGTCGCCTACCAGATGGTACAGCCCTGGGAAGATGAATTCCGGAACTACCGGGGCG
This genomic window from Rhodothermales bacterium contains:
- a CDS encoding VanW family protein, giving the protein MHRILQDLKATAAHRLKYGRYALQGHRGKYAARQEAPGDAFGHVWCDLEVVIRMRGNGPEVNASRIWNMKLAASYFDGLVVEPGQIVGFWERVPAPRRRNRFREGPAFIRNVVTRDVGGGLCQISTALYKLFLRAGFEVIERHNHSIDAYGAERYFILGQDATLSYGYKDLIARNDTGVPVQLRMAIDDANPVVRVSLHGRQPMPGHVSIETQIVDELPAVAGNTRPGWRVETVRTVERPGDRRVLRYVDVYRPHAG